The genomic DNA TGTGGCCGGTTTGACCCTGGCCGGCTGCGCCCACAGCCCGCAACAACTGAGTCCGGAGCCGAAGCTGACCACGCAACTGGCCGCGGTCGGCCGCGGTCAGCCGGTGGTGGTGCGTGTGGTTGACGGTCGTCCGTCGCCAACCCTGGGCACCCGTGGCGGTCTGTACCCGGAAACCAGCGCCATCACCGTACAACGCGAGCAGATCCTGCCGAAACTGCAGGCTCAGGCCGAAGCTGCTGTGCGCCTGCTCGGGTTCACCCCGACCAACAACGCGCCGAATGCTCCGCAACTGACCGTGACCCTGGCCGAGCTGAAGTACCAGTCGCCGAAAGAGGGCATGTACGTGACTGAAGCGACCATCGGCGCGACCTTCCGCTCCGACGTACAGAATGCCAACCGTCGCTACAGCGGCCGTTACGGCGCTTCGCTGGACCAGCGTTTCGGCATGGCGCCTAATCAGGAAACCAACACCAAACTGGTCAGCGATGTATTGAGCGATGCGCTGACGCGTCTGTTCAAGGATCCGACTGTGGGTCAGGTGCTTGCTGAGTAAGCCTTTCGGCAGATGCAAAAAAGCCCGGTGCCAGCAATGGCTCCGGGCTTTTTTGTGAGTGCATGTTTTGAACCTTGCACAAATCCCCTGTGGGAGCGGGCTTGCTCGCGAAAGCGCTGGATCAGTCAATCTGGAAGTCGACTGACACTCAGTCTTCGGGAGCAAGCCCCCTCCCACAGTGAGCGGTGGGTCAGGCCGCTTGTGAGTAGAAATCGAGCACGCTGACGCCGGTCAGCAAGTCGGTTTCGGGTAAATCCGCATGCTGATGCCCGCCCAGCGCGCAATACACCAGCCAATGGCGATCCTGAACATTGAAGGCAAGGCTGCCGACGAGGCTTTGTTGTTCGTCGCTCGGGGTGATGAGGTAAAGACGATCCTGGTTTTCAGCGTGCAGCATGTCGCGTTCCATGTGTGTTTCGAGGCGCGCATGGTCGCCGATGTAGATGACGAAGCCGTGACACAGGGCAGCCATCGGTCGATTGTCACGTTATTTGTCGTAAAGGGGAGGCGGCCTCGGCAGGTTTCGGTAGAATCCGGGCGCGGTCGTCGGTCTGGCGCCTGCCACACCGATTACGTTTGAGGTCTGTGATGTCGCTGCATTTGATGACGCTGTTTACTGCCCATCCCGCCAAATTGATCAACCTGTTGGCCTTGCTGCTGGCCTTCCCGGGCAGTTGGCTGCTGCACGCGACTCGCCGCCGTGAGCAACGCGCAATGGCCAGTATTGCCGCCCAGCGCCAGGCGCAACCGAACGCCGAGCCGATTCTCGATTGGGCAACGTTGCGCATGAACCGGTTTTTCTACCGCTTCGGCTTTGCCTGCCTGGGCCTGGCACTGCTCATTTCGTGGATCAGCACCCGCTTCTGATGATTTTCGGCAAAAAAAACGGCGCCCCGAGGGCGCCGTTTTTGTATCTGGCCGAAGACACTTACAGCGCCAACCCAGCCTTGACCCGATACTGATTACGCACCGGCGTCGCATATTGCAGCACCAGATATGGACGATGCTCCTCAGGACAAGCATCCAGCCGTTGCTGCCACTCCTCCTGTGCCTTGGCCAGCTCATCCGCCGGGAACACCTCGGCCGCTTTCGGCACATTCAGCGTCGGATCAGCCTCCGCCCACTGCGCATACGCCAGGTAATGCACCGGGAACAGGCGATAACCGCCGAGAATCTGCTTGTCCATCTCGATCGCCAATTGCTTGGTGTCTTCGAACAGCTCGGTGATCGGCGCAGCAAAGTTCACGTGCACCCGGCCTTTGTAACCGGTGATACCTTTGGCGATGCTCACGTCATCTTCACCCGGCGCCTTGGCGTAGGTGCCGGTGGTGGCGCGGATGTACAACTCGCGGGCCTTGGCCTGGTCGCACGGGTCGTATTCGTAGCTGATCGACACCGGAGTGACGTTCAGCGACTGAATCACTTCACCGAAAGGCTCGTCCTTGCGGCTCATATGGAACATCTTGAGGATCGCCGACTCGGTACGGTCGTCGCCGTCCTTCGCGCGGCCTTCGGCCTGAGCGATCCAGATCGAGGCGCAGTCGTTGCGGATCGAGTGGTTGATGTAGGCCGACAGCAATTGGTACGCGGCCATTTTCTCGCGGCGTCCGGTG from Pseudomonas baetica includes the following:
- a CDS encoding 1-acyl-sn-glycerol-3-phosphate acyltransferase yields the protein MGEFDAIRPYDDSEVPAVLARLLGDKAFLDILTHFRFPRFAGAFGWMLKPLIAHRLRREFAGVNSVATLQDKVEFYVDHTIERATDGVTYTGVEQFKSGSAYLFIANHRDIVMDPAFVNYAVYHAGLPTPRIAIGDNLLQKPFVSDLMRLNKSFIVHRSITGRREKMAAYQLLSAYINHSIRNDCASIWIAQAEGRAKDGDDRTESAILKMFHMSRKDEPFGEVIQSLNVTPVSISYEYDPCDQAKARELYIRATTGTYAKAPGEDDVSIAKGITGYKGRVHVNFAAPITELFEDTKQLAIEMDKQILGGYRLFPVHYLAYAQWAEADPTLNVPKAAEVFPADELAKAQEEWQQRLDACPEEHRPYLVLQYATPVRNQYRVKAGLAL
- a CDS encoding YajG family lipoprotein, giving the protein MLQRLLFGLITVAGLTLAGCAHSPQQLSPEPKLTTQLAAVGRGQPVVVRVVDGRPSPTLGTRGGLYPETSAITVQREQILPKLQAQAEAAVRLLGFTPTNNAPNAPQLTVTLAELKYQSPKEGMYVTEATIGATFRSDVQNANRRYSGRYGASLDQRFGMAPNQETNTKLVSDVLSDALTRLFKDPTVGQVLAE